In Symphalangus syndactylus isolate Jambi chromosome 15, NHGRI_mSymSyn1-v2.1_pri, whole genome shotgun sequence, the following are encoded in one genomic region:
- the N4BP2L2 gene encoding NEDD4-binding protein 2-like 2 isoform X14, whose product MGNREVTAILRTEMSYGEIEGKFLGPREEVTSEPRCKKLKSTTEAYVFHNHSNADFHRIQEKTGNDWVPVTIIDVRGHSYLQENKTKTTDLHRPLHDEMPDNRPDVIESIDSQVLQEARPPLVSTDDEIYSTSKAFIGPIYKPPEKKKRNEGRNEAGALNGINDRGGQKEKQKFNSEKSEIDNELFQFYKEIEELEKEKDDFENSCKESEPSQEQFIPFYQGHNNGLLKPDEEKKDLSNKAIPSHCDYQQNLGKEPDKYPCNGQVIPTFCDTSFTSFRPEWQSVHPFIVPYGPPLPSLNYHLNIQRFSAPPNPPSNIFQAQGDSQIQNGYYVNNGHVNWNCMTFDQNNAYTDCSDNRGSVHPSGNGCSMQDRYVSNGFCEVRERCWKDHCMDKHSGTDRFGNQQFQEENLNKLQKLLILLRGLPGSGKTTLSRILLGQNRDGIVFSTDDYFHHQDGYRYNVNQLGDAHDWNQNRGGINMVCLERRLLRCWIVTNIKCPFLL is encoded by the exons ATGGGTAACCGAGAGGTGACCGCCATCTTGCGTACGGAG atgtCTTATGGTGAAATTGAAGGTAAATTCTTGGGACCTAGAGAAGAAGTAACGAGTGAACCACGCTGTAAAAAATTGAAGTCAACTACAGAGGCGTATGTTTTTCACAATCATAGTAATGCTGATTTTCACAGAATCCAAGAGAAAACTGGAAATGATTGGGTCCCTGTGACCATCATTGATGTCAGAGGACATAGTTATTTGCAGGAGAACAAAACCAAAACTACAGATTTGCATAGACCTTTGCATGATGAGATGCCTGATAATAGACCAGATGTTATTGAATCCATTGATTCACAGGTTTTACAGGAAGCACGTCCTCCATTAGTATCCACAGACGATGAGATATATAGCACAAGTAAAGCATTTATAGGACCCATTTACAAACCCCCTGAGAAGAAGAAACGTAATGAAGGGAGGAATGAGGCAGGTGCTCTAAATGGTATAAATGACAGAGGAggacaaaaagagaaacagaaatttaaCTCTGAAAAATCAGAGATTGACAATGAATTATTCCAGTTTTACAAAGAAATTGAAGAgcttgaaaaggaaaaagatgattTTGAGAACAGTTGTAAAGAATCTGAACCTTCTCAGGAacaatttattccattttatcaGGGTCATAATAATGGTCTCTTAAAACctgatgaagaaaagaaagatcttaGTAATAAAGCTATTCCATCACATTGTGATTATCAACAGAACTTGGGGAAGGAGCCAGACAAATATCCCTGTAATGGACAAGTAATACCTACATTTTGTGACACTTCATTTACTTCTTTCAGGCCTGAATGGCAGTCAGTACATCCTTTTATAGTGCCCTATGGTCCCCCTCTTCCCAGTTTGAACTATCATTTAAACATTCAAAGATTCAGTGCTCCACCAAATCCACCATCAAATATTTTCCAAGCCCAAGGTGACTCTCAGATACAAAATGGATATTATGTAAATAATGGTCATGTTAACTGGAATTGCATGACTTTTGATCAGAACAATGCATATACTGACTGTAGTGACAACAGGGGTAGTGTTCATCCCTCTGGAAATGGCTGCAGTATGCAAGATCGATATGTGAGTAATGGTTTCTGTGAAGTCAGAGAAAGATGCTGGAAAGATCATTGTATGGACAAGCATAGTGGAACAGACAGGTTTGGGAACCAGCAGTTTCAAGAGGAAAACTTAAATAAATTGCAGAAGTTACTTATTCTTTTAAGAGGTCTGCCTGGTTCTGGGAAAACAACATTGTCTCG AATTCTGCTTGGTCAGAATCGTGATGGCATTGTGTTCAGCACTGATGACTATTTTCACCATCAAGATGGGTACAGGTATAATGTTAATCAACTTGGTGATGCCCATGACTGGAACCAGAACAGAG
- the N4BP2L2 gene encoding NEDD4-binding protein 2-like 2 isoform X15, whose translation MSYGEIEGKFLGPREEVTSEPRCKKLKSTTEAYVFHNHSNADFHRIQEKTGNDWVPVTIIDVRGHSYLQENKTKTTDLHRPLHDEMPDNRPDVIESIDSQVLQEARPPLVSTDDEIYSTSKAFIGPIYKPPEKKKRNEGRNEAGALNGINDRGGQKEKQKFNSEKSEIDNELFQFYKEIEELEKEKDDFENSCKESEPSQEQFIPFYQGHNNGLLKPDEEKKDLSNKAIPSHCDYQQNLGKEPDKYPCNGQVIPTFCDTSFTSFRPEWQSVHPFIVPYGPPLPSLNYHLNIQRFSAPPNPPSNIFQAQGDSQIQNGYYVNNGHVNWNCMTFDQNNAYTDCSDNRGSVHPSGNGCSMQDRYVSNGFCEVRERCWKDHCMDKHSGTDRFGNQQFQEENLNKLQKLLILLRGLPGSGKTTLSRILLGQNRDGIVFSTDDYFHHQDGYRYNVNQLGDAHDWNQNRGGINMVCLERRLLRCWIVTNIKCPFLL comes from the exons atgtCTTATGGTGAAATTGAAGGTAAATTCTTGGGACCTAGAGAAGAAGTAACGAGTGAACCACGCTGTAAAAAATTGAAGTCAACTACAGAGGCGTATGTTTTTCACAATCATAGTAATGCTGATTTTCACAGAATCCAAGAGAAAACTGGAAATGATTGGGTCCCTGTGACCATCATTGATGTCAGAGGACATAGTTATTTGCAGGAGAACAAAACCAAAACTACAGATTTGCATAGACCTTTGCATGATGAGATGCCTGATAATAGACCAGATGTTATTGAATCCATTGATTCACAGGTTTTACAGGAAGCACGTCCTCCATTAGTATCCACAGACGATGAGATATATAGCACAAGTAAAGCATTTATAGGACCCATTTACAAACCCCCTGAGAAGAAGAAACGTAATGAAGGGAGGAATGAGGCAGGTGCTCTAAATGGTATAAATGACAGAGGAggacaaaaagagaaacagaaatttaaCTCTGAAAAATCAGAGATTGACAATGAATTATTCCAGTTTTACAAAGAAATTGAAGAgcttgaaaaggaaaaagatgattTTGAGAACAGTTGTAAAGAATCTGAACCTTCTCAGGAacaatttattccattttatcaGGGTCATAATAATGGTCTCTTAAAACctgatgaagaaaagaaagatcttaGTAATAAAGCTATTCCATCACATTGTGATTATCAACAGAACTTGGGGAAGGAGCCAGACAAATATCCCTGTAATGGACAAGTAATACCTACATTTTGTGACACTTCATTTACTTCTTTCAGGCCTGAATGGCAGTCAGTACATCCTTTTATAGTGCCCTATGGTCCCCCTCTTCCCAGTTTGAACTATCATTTAAACATTCAAAGATTCAGTGCTCCACCAAATCCACCATCAAATATTTTCCAAGCCCAAGGTGACTCTCAGATACAAAATGGATATTATGTAAATAATGGTCATGTTAACTGGAATTGCATGACTTTTGATCAGAACAATGCATATACTGACTGTAGTGACAACAGGGGTAGTGTTCATCCCTCTGGAAATGGCTGCAGTATGCAAGATCGATATGTGAGTAATGGTTTCTGTGAAGTCAGAGAAAGATGCTGGAAAGATCATTGTATGGACAAGCATAGTGGAACAGACAGGTTTGGGAACCAGCAGTTTCAAGAGGAAAACTTAAATAAATTGCAGAAGTTACTTATTCTTTTAAGAGGTCTGCCTGGTTCTGGGAAAACAACATTGTCTCG AATTCTGCTTGGTCAGAATCGTGATGGCATTGTGTTCAGCACTGATGACTATTTTCACCATCAAGATGGGTACAGGTATAATGTTAATCAACTTGGTGATGCCCATGACTGGAACCAGAACAGAG